In a single window of the Desulfovibrio mangrovi genome:
- a CDS encoding sigma-54-dependent transcriptional regulator, with amino-acid sequence MSTILIVDDDTAHRAMLRTLLKGWSYTVEEADDGTVAVEKVRQTPYDAVLMDIRMVKMGGIEALREIKGFNPAIPVLIMTAYSSVETAVEALKIGAYDYLTKPLDFDVLKHTLDRMLDHTRLAVENRTLRERLEGRGPQSMIGKSAAMLELTEMILTVAPTDATVLISGESGTGKELVANAIHAGSERAAKPFVAVNCAALTETLLESELFGHEKGAFTGADKRREGRFMHADGGTLFLDEIGEIPLALQSKLLRAVQQGEVQRVGSDTVIRVNVRVIAATNRDLYEEVQAGNFREDLYYRLNVIGLRVPALRERRDDIPLLADFFLRRFAEKNRKAVKGATPQAMDALVRHDWPGNVRELENAMERAVIMATGEYITLRELPRNLSDAPLTDVPISADGEPALAGLSLDELERRAIMATLKECGDNKSEAARRLGITRATLHNKLKRYGME; translated from the coding sequence ATGAGTACCATTCTGATTGTAGATGATGATACCGCGCACCGCGCTATGCTGCGTACTTTGCTCAAGGGCTGGAGCTATACCGTGGAAGAGGCTGACGACGGCACTGTTGCCGTGGAGAAGGTGCGCCAGACTCCCTATGATGCCGTGCTCATGGATATCCGCATGGTGAAAATGGGGGGGATAGAAGCGCTGCGCGAGATCAAGGGCTTCAATCCGGCCATTCCCGTGCTGATCATGACCGCGTATTCATCCGTGGAAACCGCGGTGGAGGCTCTGAAAATCGGGGCCTACGACTATCTGACCAAGCCGCTGGATTTTGATGTGCTCAAGCACACGCTGGACCGGATGCTGGACCATACCCGTCTGGCGGTGGAAAACCGTACCCTGCGGGAACGGCTGGAAGGGCGAGGGCCTCAGAGCATGATCGGCAAGAGCGCCGCCATGCTGGAACTGACCGAGATGATTCTCACGGTTGCGCCCACGGATGCCACTGTGCTCATCAGCGGGGAATCCGGCACCGGCAAGGAACTGGTTGCCAATGCCATTCATGCCGGTAGCGAACGCGCCGCCAAGCCTTTTGTGGCCGTGAACTGTGCGGCCCTTACCGAAACGTTGCTGGAGTCCGAACTCTTCGGCCATGAAAAGGGCGCGTTTACCGGAGCGGACAAGCGGCGCGAGGGCCGCTTCATGCATGCGGACGGCGGTACCCTGTTTCTCGACGAGATCGGGGAGATTCCTCTGGCCCTGCAGTCCAAGCTGTTGCGCGCCGTGCAGCAGGGCGAGGTGCAGCGGGTGGGCAGCGATACGGTGATTCGCGTGAATGTGCGGGTTATCGCGGCCACCAATCGTGATCTCTATGAAGAAGTGCAGGCGGGGAACTTCCGTGAAGACTTGTACTACCGTCTGAACGTCATCGGGCTGCGGGTTCCTGCGTTGCGTGAGCGGCGTGACGATATCCCCCTGCTGGCAGACTTCTTTCTGCGCCGCTTTGCGGAGAAGAACCGCAAGGCCGTGAAGGGCGCCACCCCGCAGGCCATGGATGCCCTTGTGCGTCATGATTGGCCGGGGAATGTGCGTGAGTTGGAAAACGCCATGGAGCGTGCCGTGATCATGGCGACCGGCGAATACATCACGTTGCGCGAACTGCCGCGGAATCTTTCCGACGCCCCCCTGACGGACGTGCCCATCTCTGCGGATGGCGAACCGGCACTTGCCGGGCTTTCGCTCGATGAGCTGGAGCGAAGGGCCATCATGGCCACGCTCAAGGAATGCGGTGACAACAAGAGCGAAGCTGCGCGCCGTCTTGGTATTACCCGCGCCACCCTGCACAACAAGCTCAAACGCTACGGGATGGAGTAG
- a CDS encoding ATP-binding protein yields the protein MKLHREQRLPGPFASPWLVIGGAVILGVIILAMTLRNLDRDGKQMATILQEKGASLIKALEAGARTGMRNPLGTEMRMQVLVEEMADQPDIFFIMVTDHSGRVLAHSEPEQQGEVVFSPEDMSQLEPAKDVSWRIMTKGDTRAFVVYRQFMPLQGREGWWGRVHGDSGDETELGGDPRDAGSNRAGNGGRGRGMGMGRMRHEEHEKGLMSFFSAPNMPPPIIYVGMDVAPFEQARKQDTRHSLVMAGMLLLLGLAGLISLIWAQNVRRSRRMLQDSQAFSAEIVASLPEGLVLIDDEGLVALVNGKAEEQLGVSFESVRGKRPEGVLPRAVTDALAVLSREGRMLETETECFIQGGACIPMSISGARVYAQGAAQDGAEGGQGHVADILILRDLREVRRLQQEVRRKEKLAAVGSLAAGVAHEIRNPLSSIKGYATYFGTRFPEGSEDRAAAGIMVQEVDRLNRVITDLIGFSRPSDLKRRETDVHDLAEHCMRLLGADAAAQGVSLSFRCADGLPHLHVDPDRLSQALLNICLNGMEAMAGGGVLGMVIDMEEEDFLRIRISDTGHGIPPEALVRIFDPYYTTKSQGTGLGLAIVHKIIEAHGGVIHVASRGEADDAHASANGGGAGTTFTILLPVEAGQDA from the coding sequence ATGAAACTGCATAGAGAACAACGGCTTCCCGGTCCCTTTGCCTCGCCGTGGCTGGTCATAGGCGGTGCCGTGATCCTTGGTGTGATCATTCTTGCCATGACCCTGCGGAATCTGGACCGCGACGGCAAGCAGATGGCCACTATTCTACAGGAAAAGGGAGCCTCGCTCATCAAGGCGCTTGAGGCCGGCGCCCGAACCGGCATGCGCAATCCGCTCGGCACGGAAATGCGCATGCAGGTGCTTGTTGAGGAAATGGCCGATCAGCCCGATATTTTCTTCATCATGGTGACGGATCATTCCGGCCGCGTGCTTGCTCATAGTGAGCCTGAGCAGCAGGGCGAAGTGGTGTTTTCGCCCGAAGACATGTCCCAGCTTGAGCCTGCCAAGGACGTGAGTTGGCGCATCATGACCAAGGGAGATACCCGCGCCTTTGTGGTATACCGTCAGTTCATGCCCCTGCAGGGGCGTGAGGGCTGGTGGGGGCGCGTACATGGCGATTCGGGTGACGAAACGGAGCTTGGCGGGGATCCGCGTGATGCAGGAAGCAACCGTGCGGGTAACGGCGGACGGGGGCGAGGCATGGGCATGGGGCGCATGCGCCATGAGGAACACGAAAAAGGGCTGATGAGTTTTTTCTCGGCACCCAACATGCCGCCACCCATTATATATGTCGGCATGGACGTGGCTCCGTTTGAGCAGGCGCGGAAGCAGGACACGCGGCACTCGCTGGTCATGGCGGGGATGCTGCTGCTGTTGGGGCTGGCCGGACTCATCTCTCTCATCTGGGCGCAGAATGTCCGTCGTTCTAGGCGTATGCTGCAGGATTCGCAGGCCTTTTCCGCTGAGATCGTGGCAAGTCTGCCTGAAGGACTGGTGCTGATTGATGATGAGGGGCTGGTTGCTCTCGTGAATGGCAAGGCCGAGGAGCAGCTTGGCGTTTCCTTCGAGTCCGTACGCGGCAAGCGGCCCGAGGGCGTGTTGCCTCGCGCCGTGACAGATGCGCTGGCGGTGCTCTCCCGCGAAGGGCGTATGCTCGAGACTGAGACGGAATGTTTCATTCAGGGCGGTGCCTGCATTCCCATGAGCATCAGCGGTGCCCGCGTGTACGCGCAGGGTGCTGCGCAGGATGGTGCGGAAGGCGGGCAGGGGCACGTGGCCGATATTCTTATTCTCCGCGACCTGCGTGAAGTGCGGCGTCTGCAGCAGGAAGTGCGCCGCAAGGAAAAGCTCGCAGCCGTGGGCTCTCTGGCCGCGGGGGTGGCGCACGAAATCCGCAACCCGCTCAGCTCCATCAAGGGCTACGCCACCTACTTCGGCACCCGTTTCCCTGAAGGCAGTGAAGACAGGGCGGCCGCGGGCATCATGGTGCAGGAGGTGGACAGGCTGAATCGCGTCATCACCGACCTTATCGGTTTTTCGCGTCCTTCGGACCTCAAGCGCAGGGAGACGGATGTGCACGACCTTGCCGAGCACTGTATGCGTCTGCTGGGTGCGGATGCTGCGGCGCAGGGCGTGTCGCTTTCCTTCCGTTGTGCGGACGGGCTGCCGCATCTTCATGTGGACCCGGACCGCCTGTCGCAGGCACTGCTGAATATCTGCCTGAACGGTATGGAGGCCATGGCAGGCGGCGGCGTGCTGGGTATGGTTATTGATATGGAGGAAGAGGATTTTCTGCGCATCCGCATCTCGGATACGGGGCACGGCATTCCGCCGGAGGCTCTGGTGCGCATCTTCGACCCCTACTACACGACCAAGAGTCAGGGCACCGGACTGGGCCTTGCCATAGTGCACAAGATTATCGAGGCGCACGGCGGCGTCATTCACGTGGCTTCGCGTGGCGAAGCCGATGATGCGCATGCGTCCGCCAATGGCGGCGGAGCCGGAACCACCTTCACCATACTGCTGCCGGTTGAGGCAGGGCAGGATGCCTGA
- a CDS encoding Spy/CpxP family protein refolding chaperone: MKTRNILITTIALGLLAIAAVSFAGMHGGGMGYGNCGNGGGMGYGHGHGQGMMTNCPGGGMGYNLTPEQQEKFTALQDAYYKKTETLRTDMWAKHTELEALSGNDKVDPKYITQLVQDMKDIGTKLRAEREAFEAQVEKEIGIKNFRRGQGRNPNCPYADGTAPAAPAAPAN, translated from the coding sequence ATGAAGACCCGTAACATCCTGATTACCACCATCGCCCTCGGCCTGCTCGCCATTGCGGCAGTATCCTTCGCTGGCATGCATGGCGGCGGTATGGGCTACGGCAACTGCGGCAACGGAGGCGGCATGGGCTACGGCCACGGCCATGGTCAGGGCATGATGACCAACTGCCCCGGTGGCGGCATGGGCTACAACCTGACACCTGAACAGCAGGAGAAGTTCACCGCCCTTCAGGATGCCTATTACAAGAAGACCGAAACCCTGCGCACCGACATGTGGGCCAAGCACACCGAGCTGGAAGCTCTTTCCGGCAACGACAAGGTTGATCCCAAGTACATCACCCAGCTTGTTCAGGACATGAAGGACATCGGCACCAAGCTGCGCGCAGAACGCGAAGCCTTTGAAGCTCAGGTTGAAAAGGAAATCGGCATCAAGAATTTCCGCCGCGGACAGGGCCGCAACCCCAATTGCCCTTACGCTGACGGCACCGCCCCCGCAGCGCCTGCAGCCCCCGCAAACTAA